The Flavobacterium sp. K5-23 genome segment TCTTGTGTAAGTGTAGCTAAGTATGAGTTAAGAAATGTTGTATATTCATTTTCATTAACAATAGCCCACCCTTTCAAATCATTTGATAGATCAGCCCAAAATGCAGCTGCTGTTTCTGCTTTTTGTAATAATATGAATGATTTTGGATTACTTAGATCAAATAAGTTAGGATCTATGACATATCCGCTGGGATCAGTTAAATTAGTGCCACTACCACCACCACCTTGAGATTCAATATTTGTTGTCTCAACTAAAGCTTCTACAACTTTACCATCTACTGGCAGTCTAAAAGCGTAATAGTCTACGCATTGATTACAATTATCACAGGTGCCATTGGCGCATTCTTCTGTACGTGTACAATGTCTATTTCCTGTTACAAAAACAGTAGTGTAGCCTGTGCCTGATGATTTTGCATAGGACTTATTATTAGTGTTTTGATCTGGAGTTGATTGATAAACAAGTCTCATTTTACCTTTAAATTGTTTGGTATTAGCAGTAATAAGGTCTTTGTGATTTTGATCCGTAGGTATCATTTCGATAATTGACGTTTCCCAAATTCCATTTTTATTATATACATTAAGATTAAAAATACTATTCCGCATGACTATTTTTGGAGTAATCTTGAAAGTATAAGTAGTTTTATTTTGTACAATAAATTGTTTAATGTAAGTAGTATCAATATTGAAATCATTTAAAGTGTGATGATTTTGTCCAACTTTTTTAGCTTGAGTGTTTAATGTGACCTCTGGTAAACTAATGGTGTTTTTGAAATTTTTTAGTCCGGTCTTATTTTTAAACTGTTCGAATGAAATTTCGTTTTGTGGAGTTGCAGCCACATCGTTTTTATTAATGTCTTGAGTATCTAGGCTGCAATTAGTCATAAAGTACGCTAGTACAAACAGAAAAAGAATTCTGCTAATGTAGCTTAGAGTTTTGTGGTTTGTGGTTTGTGGTTTGTGGTTTGTGGTTTGTGGTTTGTGGTTTGTTTCAAAATTTGATTTATAAAGTTAGGGCTATTTAATTAAATAACTAGTGCCAAACTTACAAAAAGTAAATTGTAAATAAAACACCCACTTTTAGTGATATTTTTATACAAGCACTAATAGTCATAACTAAATATAATACTCGAAGTTGACCACTTCACAAAAGTCAATGTCTAACTTTGGACAGTAGAGAGCTTGGGATTTTTTTATGCTAAATTTTCATCATTTTTACTTTTACTTCTTCTTGGTTTTTCTTCTCCAAGAGTGATTTTCTCGTTTTCCTTATGGAATGATTGACCATATACAATCCGCAAAGGGTAACTGCTCCACCTAAAATAATGGGTTTTGTAAGCTCTTCATTGAAAATAACAGCGCCTAAAAGTACCGCCACAATTGGGTTGATGTAAGCATAGATGCTGTTTAATTCCGTTGGTAGTTTTTGCAAAGAATAGATAAAAGCTATAAAAGTTAAAACAGAACCTACAATTACCAAATAAGCGATGGCGTACCAAGATTGTATTGGAATAGCACTTAGGCTTACAGCTGTATTTGTTGTTTCGGTATAGGTAATAAGGATCATACTTGAAATAAGCATTTGCAGTCCAATACTAAAATAGGGATTAAAACTAGGTGCTTTTTTCTTGGTGTATAAGGTTCCAAAAGCCCAGGTAATGGTTGCTATAATTGAAATTAAAATCCCGAATCTAAAATCAGCATTTAAAAAGTCAGACAAATGATCATAGAATACGATACAAATTCCTCCAAAACTAATCATTAAACCAATAACCGCTAATCTAGCGATTCTCTCCCCGCCAAGGAAAGTGATAATGACAATCCATAAAGGGAAAATGGCACCAATGATAGCACCCAGTCCACTACTGATATATTTTACTCCCCAAGTACTAAGTCCATTGCTTAATACAAAGTTAAGAATGCTTAGAATTATGATTGTTTGCCATTGTTTGCCTTTTGGCCAAGTTGCTTTTTTAAACAAGAAGAAGGAAACATAAAGCATTCCGCCTATAAATTGCCTAATTCCCGCAAGTTGTAAAGCTGGCATATGTCGTACGCCCTCTTTGGAAGCAATCCACGTAGTTCCCCAAAAAAAACTTACCCAGCATAAGGCTAGAATTGGCAGCCCAATGGAATTTATCTTATTTGAAAAGGCATTTTGAATTTTAGTTTTCACTTTATAAAGGATTTACAGTAAAAGAATAGCGGAGTGTTTTTTCTAATTTATCACTTAGGACAGTTTTTCCTGTCGAAAGATTCTCGTGATTGAACTTTGGCGGAACAAGTCCGTTTTCCAATGCTTTTTGAGTATAATAAACTTCTCTTGAAGGGTGAAATGGTGTAACTGCATTAAATGTTTTTCCCCAAGAATTGGTTTCCAATATTTTTAGAATAATCCCGATACAATCCTCTTGATGAATGAGATTAATAGGCGCCTCAGGATTGTCTAAATTCTCTTTTCCCGCCATAAACCTAGCGGGGTGACGATCTTTGCCTATTAAACCCCCAAAACGCAATACAGTGGTTTTAAAATGACTCTCTACCAGTAACAGTTGCTCGATTGCCAATAATTGTTTGCCACTTTCGGTAACGGGAATTGGGATTGATTGTTCTGTAATTAGATCATTGGCATCGCCATAAACTGCGGTTGAACTGATGAAAAGCACATTTTCAACAGTAGATTGCTTTATGAAAGGCAGTAGACGGGTTATTTTATTGACAAACGAATTGTTATTGGAATCCGAATAATCTTTGTTTTTCCCTCTTAATTTGGGCGGAATTGCTATAATAAGTGTTTTGCTTCCTTCTAAAAAATCAGAGGTAGTGTCCGGTGTGTTCTCGCTGTCTAGCTCCAATAAAAAAGGGTTGATTCCTATTTCTTCAAGCGTGGAAAGTTTCTCTACTGAAGTCGTGGAACCCTTAACGGAATAGCCGTTTTTTATCAAAACCTGCGCCAACGGAAGTCCCAGCCAACCACAACCCAAAATGCTAATTCGATCCATTGTGCTATTTATTTAATTCAAATCACATAAGAAGTAGTTCCTTAGAGTTGTCTAATGTGTTTGCAACTGCAAATTTCAGCAAAATTAATTTACTTTAATGCTGTCCATTGCAATTTTTGTTTTTTCTTTTTGGAGTGGATTTAGAGTTGGATTAAGTTGAGGTTGTTCAACAATGGTTGTGCTTAATTTTATCTTCTGCTTGATCACTACGGCATCGTTCAACACAAAAGGGGTTGGCATCATCCAATTTTCTCTTTTCGAAATAGTAAATAAAGGATTCGACATCAAATCAAATGAACTTTCCATTAATTCCATATCAAATTCAGTTCCTGCATTAATTACAAATTGAAGCTCTAATGGAGCGTTATTCACAACATAATAACTCAAAACCTTCTTGCCATTTCTTTTAAAAACAGCTCCGTTTTTATCTATTGCTTTAGCGCCATTGGCAATTAAATTATTGATCTCCATTTTTTCATTGGCAAAAATATCATAACGATTGACTTTTCGATTTGGGGTAATTCGTAGTTTTATAAATCTTTCGTTGTCAACTATGCTGTTTTCAAGAAATTCGATAGTTGGTTTCTGAATGAATTTTTTAGGTGCTTCTGTGGCATAGGTAAACCCTGAATTGTATTTGCTGAATAAAGGCGTTTGATTCAGGTTTTTAGCTGCTTTCGGGTTTTCACCCAAATAGCTTTTAGTCCAAGAATCTAGGTTGGTGTCGTATGTTGCCCAGTTCGCTTTGTCTGTATCTGCATCATAGATGTATAATAAACTATTGGATTTAGCTTTTCCTAATTCGTAACCCGATTCGTAGTGTGCTTTCGCAAAAAATCCGATGGCTATGAATAAAAAGATAGTGGACCACAATCTTTTATTGGCGAAAGCCTGAAAAACAGGCAATAGCAATCCAAAAGTTAAAACAGTCAGTAAGGCACTTCCAAAAAGCACTTTTAATCCAAGACCGATAGGGAACATTTGGATAAAAGGCGCGATGAGTAACAAGGCAGGAATGCAAAACAACAAGTACAAATTGAGACTTGATTTTTGGGTAAGGATGAAATAAGCAAATGAAAACAAACCAAAATAAACAGGGATAATTAAAAATCCAGCACCTTTAAGACTATAAACTATCAATCCATTGATGATAAGCCATAAAATTAGTGGTGCAACATATTGATTTATTGTTGCTTTTTTGAATGTTGAAGTTGTGTAGAACGCAAAGCATATAGATAAACTTAATGCGACAAAAGCGGCAATATAAGAATGACCGTTGTAGGTAAAGCCGTTTAGTAAATCATTGTATTGTGGATAAACTAAAAGCAATCCTTTCCACCCGAAATAGGTTACTAATCCCGTTATAATTAGAGATCCTAATAAAGGAATAAACCCTTTTAGGATAGCCGGTAACGAAATTATTCGTTTAGCAATTCCAATAAACAGTAATAATATAAATAGTGCTATTGCTATAATTAGCATTGGTAAAACCCAGTCAAAAGGATAGCTTATAAACGTAAAAGGAATATTAAAATAGACATAATCTTCTGTTGCTT includes the following:
- a CDS encoding SDR family oxidoreductase, whose translation is MDRISILGCGWLGLPLAQVLIKNGYSVKGSTTSVEKLSTLEEIGINPFLLELDSENTPDTTSDFLEGSKTLIIAIPPKLRGKNKDYSDSNNNSFVNKITRLLPFIKQSTVENVLFISSTAVYGDANDLITEQSIPIPVTESGKQLLAIEQLLLVESHFKTTVLRFGGLIGKDRHPARFMAGKENLDNPEAPINLIHQEDCIGIILKILETNSWGKTFNAVTPFHPSREVYYTQKALENGLVPPKFNHENLSTGKTVLSDKLEKTLRYSFTVNPL
- a CDS encoding DMT family transporter, which encodes MKTKIQNAFSNKINSIGLPILALCWVSFFWGTTWIASKEGVRHMPALQLAGIRQFIGGMLYVSFFLFKKATWPKGKQWQTIIILSILNFVLSNGLSTWGVKYISSGLGAIIGAIFPLWIVIITFLGGERIARLAVIGLMISFGGICIVFYDHLSDFLNADFRFGILISIIATITWAFGTLYTKKKAPSFNPYFSIGLQMLISSMILITYTETTNTAVSLSAIPIQSWYAIAYLVIVGSVLTFIAFIYSLQKLPTELNSIYAYINPIVAVLLGAVIFNEELTKPIILGGAVTLCGLYMVNHSIRKTRKSLLEKKNQEEVKVKMMKI
- a CDS encoding M20/M25/M40 family metallo-hydrolase, with the protein product MNKNYTSILSIVFILGILGFVYFTMMPQWTSDDKIPLSEFSTNRALKQVKAISKQPHYVGSANHDIVASYLIKELEKLGLETSIQEGYTLTDWGNLVNSKNIIARIKGTNSSKALLLLSHYDSAPHSYSHGASDAGTGVATILESVRAFIHNKKQHKNDIIILFTDAEELGLNGAALFVTKHHWAKEVGLVLNFEARGTSGPSYMLMETNKGNSGLVKEFAAANASFPVSNSLMYSIYKMLPNDTDLTVFRGQGNIQGFNFAFIDDHYNYHTAQDDINHLNPNSLAHQGSYLMPLLNYFSNANLNTTQATEDYVYFNIPFTFISYPFDWVLPMLIIAIALFILLLFIGIAKRIISLPAILKGFIPLLGSLIITGLVTYFGWKGLLLVYPQYNDLLNGFTYNGHSYIAAFVALSLSICFAFYTTSTFKKATINQYVAPLILWLIINGLIVYSLKGAGFLIIPVYFGLFSFAYFILTQKSSLNLYLLFCIPALLLIAPFIQMFPIGLGLKVLFGSALLTVLTFGLLLPVFQAFANKRLWSTIFLFIAIGFFAKAHYESGYELGKAKSNSLLYIYDADTDKANWATYDTNLDSWTKSYLGENPKAAKNLNQTPLFSKYNSGFTYATEAPKKFIQKPTIEFLENSIVDNERFIKLRITPNRKVNRYDIFANEKMEINNLIANGAKAIDKNGAVFKRNGKKVLSYYVVNNAPLELQFVINAGTEFDMELMESSFDLMSNPLFTISKRENWMMPTPFVLNDAVVIKQKIKLSTTIVEQPQLNPTLNPLQKEKTKIAMDSIKVN
- a CDS encoding T6SS effector amidase Tae4 family protein; translation: MTNCSLDTQDINKNDVAATPQNEISFEQFKNKTGLKNFKNTISLPEVTLNTQAKKVGQNHHTLNDFNIDTTYIKQFIVQNKTTYTFKITPKIVMRNSIFNLNVYNKNGIWETSIIEMIPTDQNHKDLITANTKQFKGKMRLVYQSTPDQNTNNKSYAKSSGTGYTTVFVTGNRHCTRTEECANGTCDNCNQCVDYYAFRLPVDGKVVEALVETTNIESQGGGGSGTNLTDPSGYVIDPNLFDLSNPKSFILLQKAETAAAFWADLSNDLKGWAIVNENEYTTFLNSYLATLTQESRDNSRNLISLRVLYNNVSVSWEQFENWFMGTSEGQDGDYDAAYWGNPNLTFQQQNLPTYNNYVNNMARSQDGKLMEGADNVYGLVGGTVQQARIDNPRRTANTCALKVSIALVRSGIIIPDLPGITLEGSGEFAGKFIFLNAKELNAWMRKTFGTKTGIGNTPINANHLSYNAADGGPNGIYFPNELKNKYGIYSMITTEQYRLDTSTSGHADLLFTDSKGYGNCAFKCFFNLPIQRIDVWILN